The genomic stretch GGACATAGAGTCGTGGCCTCGTGGCCACTCCTCCGTCCGAGACCGCTCCGACCGCGCCCAAGGCGGGTCGCCGCCGGGGCCTGCTCATCCTTGCGGCGGCGATCATCATCGGCGTCGTCGACGGCCTCCTGTTCATGGGCTTCGAATGGGTCGTCAATCACGGGCTCGACTGGATCTGGAACGACGTCTTCGACACCGACGACGAGCGCTGGCGGGTGGTGCCGCTCGCGCTCGCGCTCGGCCTGCTGTTCGGCGTGGCCCTGCGGCTGCTGCGCCAGGACCGGCTCGTCGAGCCGCACACCGACCCGATGGCCGCCAACGAGGATGCCGACCCCGACGCACCGCTGCCGCGCGAGACGCTGTGGATGATCGGCGTGATCATCCTGGTCGGCCTCGCGAGCCTGCTCGCGGGCGCCTCGCTCGGGCCCGAGGCGCCGCTCGTCGGCGCCACGTCGGCGATCGGCGTCTACGTCGCGAACCGCATCGACCCGGGGCCGGAAGGGCGCCTGCTCGTCCTCTGCAGCGTCGGCGCGCTGCTGGTGGCGTTCTTCGGCTCGCTCGTACCGATCGCGCTGCCGATCCTCGTCCTGGTGCAGCGCACCCGGCGGCTGCCGATCCCGGCGCTCATCGCGATCGTGCTGTCCGGGGCGGCGGCGTACGGCACGCTGTACGCCGTCCAGGGCGGCGCGCCCGGGTTCGGGAGCATCCCGTTCGAGACCGGGGCGCAGGCGCACGACTACGCGACCGCGCTGCTGCTGGGCATCGCCTGCGTGCCGGTCGGGCTGCTGCTGCGCTGGCTGGTCGAGGCGGTCTGGGCCGTGGCCAAGCGGGTCGACGCGCACGTGCCGTGGTGGATCACGGCGGCAGGGTTCGGCGCCGTGCTCGGGGTGTGGTACCTCATCGGCGGCGAGACCGTCCAGTTCAGCGGCAGCGAGGGCAGCGGGCTGCTGCTGCACCACGCCGATGACTACGGGTGGGCCGCGCTGGCGGGGATCGTGCTCATGAAGATCGTGGCCACGGCGTGGTCGCTGGGCACCGGCTATCGCGGCGGCCTCGTGTTCCCGTCGGTGTTCTGCGGCGTCGCGCTCGGCCTCACGGTCGGCGCGATCTTCGGCGATCAGGCCGGCCCGGGGCTGCTGATCGGGGCCGTCGGCGGCATCCTGGCCGAGATGACCGCTCCGGTGGTGGGCGTGATCATGCTCGTCGCGCTGCTGCCGGCGAAGTACGCGGGCATCGCGGTCATGGCGGCGGTCGGCGTGTTCATCGGGCGCTGGGTGGTGGACCGCGCCGGGCCGCGCCGAGCCGCCGCGCCGGACGCGGGGATCTGACGCGCGTCCGGCGAGCGGGCGGCGGCTCCGGCCCTGACACGGGAGCGCGCTGGATGTACGGTTCCCTGAGAGATACGACGGCCGCGCCGCCGTCGCGCCGTGCACGAGAGGGGAGCCTGAGATGTCGAACGAGGGTCTCATCCGGGGAACGCACCATCTGACGTTCTGCGTGGGCCGCGCACAGGAGGACTACGACTTCCACGTACGCCTGCTCGGCCTTCGCAGCGTCAAGAAGACGGTGCTCTTCGACGGGGAGCTCCCGATCTACCACCTCTACTACGGCAACGAGGTCGGCGACGAAAGCACGGTCCTCACGGCGTTCCCGTATCGCCAGGCGGGCTGGATGGGCCGGCGCGGGACGAACCAGTGCAGGTCGATCAACCTCTCCGTGCCGGCCGACTCGCTCGGATTCTGGGCGGACCGCCTGCGCGGCGCGGGCCTCGAGGTCGGCGAGGTCGAGCGGTTCGGGACGCCGCGCCTCGAGTTCGCCCATCCGTGCGGCATCCCGTACCAGTTGATCGGCGAGAGCGGCCCGGATCCCCGCGATCCCTGGGAGGGCAACGGCGTCGACGGCGAGCACGGGATCCGCGGCGCGTTCGGCACTACCACCTCCGTGCGCGAGCCCGAGCCGATGGACGACTTCCTCGTGCGCGGGATGGCCGCGAAGAAGGTGGCCGGCGAGGGCGCGCACCACCACTACGAGTTCGGGACGGCCGACGGTCACGGCCGCGTTCTCGAGCTCGTCGAGGAGCCCGACCTGCCGCAGGGCACCTGGACGTTCGGCGAGGGCACGATCCATCACCACGCGTTCGCGGTCGCCACGGCCGAGGACCAGCTCGCGGTCAAGGACCACATCGTCGGGCTCGGCTTCACCGACGTCTCCGACGTCAAGGACCGCGGCTACTTCTTCTCGATCTACTGCCGGACGCCCGGTGGCGCGCTGTTCGAATTCGCGTACTCGCGGCCGCAGGGCTTCTTCATCGACGAGGCCGCCGACGAGCTCGGCACCCACATGTGCATCCCGCCGCACTGGGAGGACCGGCGCTCGGAGATCGCGCAGCTCGAGTCGATCGACACCGAGGAGGTCGTCGTCGGCTGAGGCGGCGCGCGCGGCTTCAGGCGAAGAGCGGCGCGAGGTCGATGAACACCCGGTAGTCGGCGATGAGGCCGCCGACCTCGCGGTAGATCGTGACCACGGGGACGGTGACCCGGCCGCCGTCCTTGCGGGTGTAGGTCACGTTGGACTCGACGATCGTGGCGCCCGCCGGCTGCCACTGCTCGACCACCTCGTGCTCGACGCCGTCGACCGTCTCGCAGAACCCGGCCCAGGCGTCGCGGATGGCGGCGCGGCCCCGGACCGGCTCGGCGTTGCCGAAGCGCATGACCGCGTCGTCGGCGAGGTGCGCGGCGAAGCGGTCGGGGTCCATCGTGTCGATGTCGGCGAACAGGGTGTCCCGGGTGGCCATCGCTCTCCTCCTTCGGTTGGTGGTCACGGATCCGGCGCCGGCGCGACGATCCCGTCCAGCGAGCCGGCGATGCGGCCCCGGCGGATCGGGACGCAGGTGTCGGGGAAGCCGCGGACGAACCGCGCGCCGTCCTGCGCGGCGAGGTCGAGGAACCGCTCGAGGTGGTCCATGGCGCCGGTCGGCAGGTCGTGCAGGACGAGCACGGCGGGGTCGGCGGCGCGGCACTGGCACACCGCGATCTCGGGCCAGCGGCGGGGCCGCTCCCAGTCGCGCGGCACGGCGTTCCACGTCACGCACGTGTAGCCGCCGGCGACGAGCACCTCCACGGCAGTCGGGCTGAGCACGCGCTCGTCGAGGTGGCCGCCGCCGCCGAACGGGCGGAACAGGCGGTCGGGGTGGGCGAGGTCGCCGATCAGGCGCTGGGTCGCCTCGATCTCCTCGCGGACCGCGGCCTCGTCGCCGAGCTCGCCCAGCGGCGTGCCGTGGGTGAGCGTGTGGTTGCCGATCGCGTGCCCCTCCTCGGCGGCGCGCTGGGCCAGGGCGCGGGCGCCGGGCCGCGCCAGCTTCGCGCCGACGACGAAGAACGTCGCCGGGATGGCGCGCCGGGCCAGGACGTCGAGCACGTGCGGGGTCACGCCGGGCTCGGGCCCGTTGTCGAACGTGAGCGAGATGTCGGGCACGCACGCGGCATTCCATCGCATCGCGGTTGCGGCCGAGCCGAGGGGCGCCGCTCGGGTCGTCTAGGGTGCGCCCCGATGGCTGCGGCGCGGCGGACTCGGTCACGAACGGTTCGGCTCGTGGAGCAGCGGCTGTCGATCGTGCGCCTGCTCATCGCGCTGTTCGTCGCCCGGATCGTCGTCACGG from Capillimicrobium parvum encodes the following:
- a CDS encoding polysaccharide deacetylase family protein, producing MPDISLTFDNGPEPGVTPHVLDVLARRAIPATFFVVGAKLARPGARALAQRAAEEGHAIGNHTLTHGTPLGELGDEAAVREEIEATQRLIGDLAHPDRLFRPFGGGGHLDERVLSPTAVEVLVAGGYTCVTWNAVPRDWERPRRWPEIAVCQCRAADPAVLVLHDLPTGAMDHLERFLDLAAQDGARFVRGFPDTCVPIRRGRIAGSLDGIVAPAPDP
- a CDS encoding nuclear transport factor 2 family protein; the protein is MATRDTLFADIDTMDPDRFAAHLADDAVMRFGNAEPVRGRAAIRDAWAGFCETVDGVEHEVVEQWQPAGATIVESNVTYTRKDGGRVTVPVVTIYREVGGLIADYRVFIDLAPLFA
- a CDS encoding chloride channel protein; translated protein: MATPPSETAPTAPKAGRRRGLLILAAAIIIGVVDGLLFMGFEWVVNHGLDWIWNDVFDTDDERWRVVPLALALGLLFGVALRLLRQDRLVEPHTDPMAANEDADPDAPLPRETLWMIGVIILVGLASLLAGASLGPEAPLVGATSAIGVYVANRIDPGPEGRLLVLCSVGALLVAFFGSLVPIALPILVLVQRTRRLPIPALIAIVLSGAAAYGTLYAVQGGAPGFGSIPFETGAQAHDYATALLLGIACVPVGLLLRWLVEAVWAVAKRVDAHVPWWITAAGFGAVLGVWYLIGGETVQFSGSEGSGLLLHHADDYGWAALAGIVLMKIVATAWSLGTGYRGGLVFPSVFCGVALGLTVGAIFGDQAGPGLLIGAVGGILAEMTAPVVGVIMLVALLPAKYAGIAVMAAVGVFIGRWVVDRAGPRRAAAPDAGI
- a CDS encoding VOC family protein, whose product is MSNEGLIRGTHHLTFCVGRAQEDYDFHVRLLGLRSVKKTVLFDGELPIYHLYYGNEVGDESTVLTAFPYRQAGWMGRRGTNQCRSINLSVPADSLGFWADRLRGAGLEVGEVERFGTPRLEFAHPCGIPYQLIGESGPDPRDPWEGNGVDGEHGIRGAFGTTTSVREPEPMDDFLVRGMAAKKVAGEGAHHHYEFGTADGHGRVLELVEEPDLPQGTWTFGEGTIHHHAFAVATAEDQLAVKDHIVGLGFTDVSDVKDRGYFFSIYCRTPGGALFEFAYSRPQGFFIDEAADELGTHMCIPPHWEDRRSEIAQLESIDTEEVVVG